agttggagcagttgcctaccggttggagttaccatccaaccattctcacgttcatcctgtatttcacatctccatgctcagaaaatacatacctgatccttctcatatgCTACAGTAGGATATAGTAGAGCTGAAGGAAgatttgacgtttgaggagcaacctgtagccatagtggactaccaagtgaggcagctaaggtcAAAATAgatcccaatggttaaggttttgtggaggagccagtcagtggaagagtgtacCTGGGAGTCAAAGCggaacatgcgtagcaagtacccttatctattcaatgtgcaattctgtactttattttgctttgtgtaaaattcgagaacgaattttctgtaaggggataagaatgtaacaccccaaatttttaaatttattattttgtgagtaaatattaatattttattttatttaaattttaggaaatcatttgaaattttttcggattttagaaatagggttcgattttttgaaattataaaactttgatgatttttaaaaatttatttaaagaccacgtgacaaaactaaaaatatatttggactctatgaatttttctgaattttctaaaattttttcggaatttttgggtcTCGTTTTTGGTCctaaggcaaagtaaaaatttaaaattttgtgtcttgaatcagaccggccttttctttttcttcttctttctccctcGCGCGCGCCCGACGTCCCTCCTTTTCctccctttttctctctcctccctcctccccacacCGCGCTGCCGtcacccagccctccccacctcgccggcgcgccgcccTAGTGTCTCCCCACAGTCGGCCGAAGTCCTAGACAGCCAAAAAATGTGCGCGAAAATCCACCTGAGCGCGCACGTCGTTTCGTCTTCCCAGCCAAAATTCGAACAATCAGGCCACCGTTTGGGTCGGGTCTTGTGTCAATcatcatctacacctcgagagctttccatagacaccaagaacaccaaaatctatcaagcggtttgtccaatttttgtccgaaaatttttagcccatttttacTTTTGGGCAAGATTTCTCGCAacccgtgaaccccacgagaaaaccgagagtaccagaatgctccacttgtcgagagcttcgcaacaatataaatttcaaaatttttcgacactgtttttcgatgggtcccatgaaacttcgtaaTGTTTTTCCGAGcacaaatgagcttagaaaattccgtaaaaattatgcactaaaccccgtgttgtgggcttcgtgtaggtaccttcaattcgctgaAATTCGACGGTTGCCCGAATTTGTGAATTTTCGATCAGACAGACAGGCTGCCGAAAAAGTCTCAGAATTGGGTCaagattttagctaccccaccattgttagacgtctcgagcgcgttcccgaggtcagaatcggcataggtaaaccggaaccttactttttcttaattgtttagtgcttgaattggattaaaaatccataaaatattcatggtagctcagaaaattatgattccttttgcatttgcttagtaatattgctaaagaccgcggggcaaagttttagaattttagagctcatttgtggtgatttggagtagtgtgtgtgttagcgtgcgtgtggtatagtgttggatatggataggacgggcagACACcacttgagatcttcgctaggacccggtccttcgctgggagttcttcgctgggaccccgtattggtttattaagcgaaagtccggcttgagatcttcgctagcaGAAGATGGATTAAGAGggatgtataggggatcagctcccatatatgtattgtttgacagtgttgggtgtgtaagagctctaaattgcctttttgatgtgatttgtatgaaatttatgacgatgttgcattttacttcacatggtgcattagctttagatagctacagagattatggttaaaattgatattttactcctgttcattatttttccaggctacaggaggattattgttgtggttaacctgcttttctttttcGCAGGTCTtctattaatgtctgtaatatttgtataattctgttaactcctagaattttcgcatgtgttagaaatatttatttgatatgggtctgtaatataatttactatgttggacctgtagatttattatatgcatgtatgttggattggatgagggagctgagctctcattggacattatgttattatgagtatgtggagagtgAGCTTAGCTCCCTAATTGattttatattgtgtttacaggtcgggtgagtcaaaaactccccgttaaaaggtccattttatggccagactctatccggttgaattcttgaaattgggcccaaatgggccttagagttgggttgtggaatagttaggcttactacgggcctcaggagttttaggctggcccaggttctagtgccggtccggcccataggttgggtcgtgacaatatttttttttatcaaatatgaTAATGAAAAGTGATTatgtttttcattaaaaaaattattctataAGAATTTAGACTCATTGaaatttcataataataataataataataataataaaataactaaTAGAGAAAGCTAAAACAAAACCCATATGgaaaaaaaaatgctaaaaaCAGGAAAATGGTCATCGATTGACAAAAatagttcaatttttttttcatttatatcaattttaactactccttttatttttattaatatattcaataattttattacttttattaattataacaaagttcatgttaataaaaaaaaataataaatgaataatatatctaatattattatcttaatttttaattttttttatctctttctACTTATACTTTTAACTCAcatcatttttatcattttatttcaaatttaaaacaaataaaaatcagatatttaaacataaaatgtgaacaaataaaataaccaaaataaatgcaattataattttcaaaatgattgagaaattaattaaaataatatttttattaatttgaaaataattgctaaaattgatataaaaataaaataattagctaatattaataatgtgggtaaatatttaaattactttTATCAATTAAGTAATCCAATTAGGTTAattgctaaaattaaaattaatgtaaaagtttgagattaaattaataaattaaaaagtttagaaaaaaaaattatatcgttttgacttttttaatcatttagtaattaaataatagataaaaatttgaaataaatgagcatttaaatttaatattataattttttattatattaattatttaaataaagtataaataatttttataattttttaaaattttaaataaatttataaattataatattttattgatataaaaaataaaatttatttaaaaatataactaattaaaaaaattataataatttttttaattttatttaatattctaattaattttattctatttatttACCCACATTAATCAAAATTTAGgtgaaattataataatttcattaaagtttttaataaaaattattttttgatattatatttaaaaataatttaagaatataaaaatatttttatttttatttttaaagaaaatgaaacaaatgaaattttaagtttagttaaatctatatttttatcaatatcaaTAGGTTATACATTTATGACTAAATTATAATATGTTTTTATAATATAAgttgaattattattaaaataatataaaattttaatttatattaattattataatgatagaaattaaaattattaaatatttaatgataaATAATTCATCGTGAAAAGTTATCAGTAagatataatatatcatataaattgaCATTATTAGGGACTTAGAGATAAATTTTTTGTTGCTAAAAGTTATTAGTGATGATAATATATAAAAAGCTTCTATTTGTTAAAATTATTAGTGACGAATTTTTTATTGCTAAATGGTATTTAGTGATAAGTGATATGAATTTGTCATTAATAGATTTTATTGATGATGAATTATTTCCCTATTGCTATAAATACATTTTTGATATTTttgaaaatgataaaaataatgaaAAGTATTTTTGAAAATCTCAACCTTTCtacttttatatattatataagaatatttaattttataaatataaataaatattttaaattataaaaaaattaattaagtaaaatttaaatataaataagaataaaaattttaaatttatataaactctaaaattattttgataagaaaaaaaatataattataaataataaatagtaTTTTGGGAAATTCTAATATTTTCCTCTAATtatcatttatatatattatataaaataattactaaaattaaaatgaaaaaagatCAAATAACTCTTTATACTTTTAACGAAGggctaaataaatttaaaattaagttttgaattaaataaatccatttatttttaattaagacTAAGAGATATTTGatttagctatttaagtgtttatCAACTATCAGATGTATTCAATAATTGATATctgataaatatttaaataattaaatttatttattcaataaaaatttaaaaaagacTACTAGTTATACAGTCGTTCATGAACTGTTGTGCACTTTTGACAAAAATACCcactatatttttaattattacagAATCCATTTATAAATTCTTCCTCATATGCTGCTGGCTTCTATATCAATCAAATATGGATCTGACCAATATTATATTACttcaattttcctttttctttaacACTTACGTGTCTGATGAATGAAGTATTTTTCATGATAGAAAATCTTTGGTTGTTGCTTATTTCTTAGGTTATTggatttatatatacatatatatttttttaagtttaattataattttagctACTGCATTTGATTGATATGGATACTTAAACACATTTAAATAAagaattattttacaattacattttttaaattatttaattttaatttttatattataataataaattctaaaaattatattttaataataaaataaataatataatataataaattaataattatatatttattttattattaacataAATAATACATTTATctcaatattaaaataaattataaaaaatatattattattaatcattttaaatatcaacaaaataactattaaatacaattttattaaacacctaatataaattaattattaatagatATGAAATATCAACAATAACTATTAGTTATGATTAAATCAAACAGACTCCAAATAAATTTATatctaataaaattttattttttaataataaaataataactttttatggttttaaataagaaatattaaaaataaaaaatttaatatcaaACAATTTTTGTTGACatgtttttcaatttctttttttaattttattttatttaaaattaataaataatatttaatatttaaaatttaaaaaaaatattttactattaaaaaataatattttattaagtgtAAATTTATTAAACTTATTAGAAAGTACGAAAACTTATTTGAACTAAAACTTAATTTTTGGACTTAATTAGCCTTCTTATGAAAATACAAAAACTTATTGATATTCTTTTCCAAACTTAAAAGTATGgaatatgaatgcaaaatttttttttttttttttcactaaacCTTTAAAAATATATCAGGATGCCTTACAGAGAACAAAAATAATAGCATGGATTTATCAAACAAAATGACAATTGCTACAAAATAAAGGCTTGTCATCTCTAACTGTATTACCAAAGAACTTCACACATTTTGAGATGCCAAGAAAGTCTCATCTTAAAACAACATTTAGCTTGTTCAGCACTTGTTCTCTCACATTCCACTGCAATCAGATTTTCAAGTGATAGTTATATTTCAGACTATTAACCATAtgggaaaataaataaattaatgaaaatgaacaaTCCTCAATGAAATACCTGCAAATCATTAATTTCCTCATCTGTTAGTGAACGTTCCATAGAGCGATAAGCTATCCTATAACAGTGACTTGTCATTCCTTTCTTGTTGGTAAAATTATCTATCAAGCTCACCTGAGACACAAATAAACAAAAATTCAGACCAACCGCATAAGAAAACTGGCATCTATAACACAGATATACTGCTGAGCCAATATCTCAATATTTTTAGTATAATGACAACAAGTATTCAATCGTATAAAAAACTCTGGAGTCTAAACCCACATGAAATGAGCAACAGATACGTCTAGATTGAACTTCGAGTTGGCAAATCTATTTACTCCCTCAGTCCAGCACGGTTGCATTCTCAAGAGAGATAAACAAACAGCTTTCTTGACCAAACTCAAATTgcagtaaaaaataaaaatggacagaaAAAGAATAATCATCCCTCACCTAAATTTAAAACAGAAGATTATGTAAAAGCACCTCAGGAAGACCTTAAAATGGTTCACAGAAAAATATAAGGACTGATAGATAATTAGATATAATAAACTCTCCCTCAACTCAAACCCACCAAAATTTAGTATCATTACCTAGCGTATTAAAAGATAAACGAATAGAAAACAAGTTATCATAGACTCACCAAGCAAGTTCCTTGCTGCTCCACTGACAAGGGATAAAAGGCTCACATAACTTGCTATAAAATGCATCCTTTGATTTATGCCAATTAAACCCTCAGCATTTAGAACCACACTTCAGAACTTCCAGCAACAATTACTTTAGCATACACAAGCACTTTACAAccaccaacactaagctttttcATAATACTTGGAATATGTGAGGATATATCTAATGCAATAAAATAACTTTATTTGTTTTTACTGAAATCAAGGACCAAGAAGTGTGGATTAATAAACAGGTAAGTCTCATGCTGGACTGGGCTCTCCATGACCAAGCCATTTTGGTTTGGTTTGCTAACACTTATATAccctttaattttcttgtacaTTGCCAATGTGGGACTTGTTCCTACAAGCCATATATTTCAACACCCTCCCTCAAGTGCAACTAAGCTTGGTTCAGACTTCACTGGCTCAGTTGCCACTTTATATTGCATGGGGTGGCCCATCTAATTGGGGTCTGGCTCCTCTTGACTCTCCCCTCAAGGTCTAGCTCCTTGGGCTAGCCCAGGGATCCATTTGAATCTAGCTTGATTAGCTCAGCTCATAGAGTCTAGCTCACTAGGGGTCAGCCCACCATGCTTTTAGGTCCCGAATCTACAGTCGTTAGGACTCaccgctctgataccatgttgaaATTCAGAGCTAAGGAAAATACATTAATAAATAGACAAGTCTCCATGCTgaactgggcttcaaactaggCTCTCCATTACCAAATTGGCCTTCATTTGCCAACACTTATAtgtcctttaattttttttgtacacTGCCGATGTAGGACTTGTTCCCACAAGCCATATATTCCAACAGTTTTCCCTAACGTATTTAACATAATTCCATATCCTGTAACTAATTGTGCAAAAGGATTTTGTAACCAGAAATAAATGCTACCCACTTGCAGGCACAAAATGGCATGGAACATACTAATATGACATGCAGCTAACATAATATGGCTAATAAATGAATGATTGAACAAATTCacatatattaataatataaaaagcaCATATCTATGTGCATACCTCCTCGACAAGATCGCCAGCAACTCCTCTGATAACTTCACATAAATTATTTTCAGTGAATGATTCATTGATCCAAAAACTCATGTCTTTATAACAGGGAGGATACTGCAAAAGAAATTTCTACATTAAAGTCTCCAAATTCTGCTCAGCCAGTCTTTCTAAATGACACAGAgaaggagaaaaagaaaaagggaatgtATTGCATAAGGGGTAAAAATAATCACACCTTTGAGAATGGCTTAAACTTGATGCCCAATTGGCCACTACAAAACTACATGAAAGGATAAACACCTTCAAATTAGTTACTTGGCATACTAGATCATAGAGATACCATAAATGTCAACTTGTGGCATTAAAATATTCAAAGTTCAAATGAACTCAACTTAAACATAAATAAATCAGAGGACGAAAAATCAGCCAAAAGTATCGTAATTCATGACTTACCTGAGAAATAAAGCGCTCATCATTTGACCAGAAAAGCCGTATATCAGGTATGTCAAACAGAACCATTGCCAGGCGCTCCAATCCAAGTCCAAAAGCCCAAGCGACATTATCAGGTCTGCCATTTCTCCTTAAAATTTCTTGCTCTGTCACACCACAACCTAAGACTTCTAACCAGTTCTCCTGAAAAATGATTGTCCATCAACCAGTGAGTCAAACGCAATCCTATTTCTGGTTAATAAAGCAATCCCTAATATTTGCAATGCAAAGCCAGCATCAAGTTTTCTCAAGGGTCCATTCTATGCTATACATGCCAAAAGAGTGTTTTAATATGGTTTAGTTGTTCACATACTGTCCACAATCCACATCACCAAGATATTACCCCCTTTTTTTGTTCCAAAATTTTGAACCATATAAAAATACTTGGTCctactttttaaatataaatacccTAATTTAGGTCCTTGGTCCAAAAAcgtactgatttttttttttttcatattgaaAATTTTGGGGGTAGGAGGGGTATCCCCATCCTATGGCCAAGGAAAGCCTACGCATCACTGGGGATTTATAGTAGGGCTTCTGTATTGCCCACCAATGAGAAACTTCAACAGCAGTCAATGGAATTCAAACCAAGATGGTGTGTATTCAAACTCGAGATAGGGTCCACATGTATTGAATTTTAACAGTCCTTAAATTGGAAATTTATAACACAAACATGTATTGATGTTATAATGTtcataaaatgaaaaaaagattaaaaaaaaaacttaacattAAATTCATAACCCAAGTATTCGAAATGATGCACATATTTTAATTGTTTTCCAAATTTCACAATGTCCCCTTCTAACATAGCACATATAGTATGAGatattaaaatgaaaagaaaaaggaaataatagaacaTTGTTTGGCACAAATTAATAGAAAGCAATCATTTTTAGCAAACCTCTAGAGTATAGAATGCAACAAAGTGTCAGAAGCTAGTAGCCCAAATCAATGCTGAAAGGGCATTTTACCATAGATTTGTTGATTGCAAATCAAGATTAGAGTTATTCTGTTTCAACTTAATAGATTTAGTCATATTAATACGTAAAGATTGAGTTCTATTAATATGGCTAAACTAAATTAGATCATTAACTAGAAAACCATGGATCACCTTGCCTAACACCCCCAGGAGCTACAAGACAAATTATTagatcaatttattttatataatgcaCTGCACATGCAGACTAGTGGTACAGCAGGTTATGTTTGTTGATGCTAAGCTAAATCAGAATAATGAGAAAGAGTGATTGCATGCAATGCCTTTCATATTAAAATGATGAAGATAAACATAATACCTTAAAATATATCTCTAACTCAAAAGAAGGATTGGTGAATGGAAAATAAGTATCAATCCAGCGCATCTCCACAGCACCTGACATTTTtaacaaaattgactaaatatgatcaaaataataatatatcCTGGACAAAACAATTGTTGACTATAACAAGGAAAATAATTCCTGAATCCCAAACATTATGACTGTAGCAGCAATTTATAGCATCATCTACACATTTacatttacttaacaatttttattattaccaAATAAATGCCTAGCCAAACCCTCGAGACATTTCTTTAAATCCTCAGCAGCATAAGATGTGGCATCCAAGCCAGAGGGCTCCCATTCATCTGGAGAGAAAACACGAAAACCTTCCATCTGTGCAGTAACAAAATAACTTTATCACAGAAAAGAATAAAAGCGCGGTGGACAGAAAACCATGATTGCAAAATCACAGATAATGAACCTGATGGAAAACAGGGTAATGAGTTGAATCAATAGAATCTCTACGGTAGACATCTCCGGTTACTAGGAAATGAGTGTGGCCCTCCCTTAATAGCTCTGCCTGATGCGCACTCGTATGACACCTCAAGACAGTTTGAGAGTCAACATAGTATGTGTCATTATAGCTCCTACTTACATGATCAGCAGGAACCAAGACATCATCAAAATTCTGCAAGAAGTACATCTTTTCTCACTAAGAAAAGCACTACAGCACTTTGAGAATAGAAAAGTTAATATCTTAAAAAGCAAAGCAATGTTAATTTCCAATTTATTTTTACCTGTTTTACAGAAACTAGTGGACAGAGTTCATCAAATTTATCAAACTTGGTTGAGAAATTGGTGTCAAAATACTCATATATTGCATTCTTCAAAATCCCAATTGGGTGTTGATTCCTCCTATGAAGTTGCATTCcaagttttgaaaaaattgtatCCGGAACATTGTTGGTGGGATCATCTCTAACCACATCTGCAAACACCAATAtccaaaatataataattatatgaagAGTATAACTTGATACAGTGTGATGAAAAAGTACCAGACAGGCATTGATTGTTGACTATGTAATAAAAACCTACTTGTTTAAAACATATATGTGAAGCCAATGATTGGGAACAAATTTTCTACAAACACTAAAACAGCACAAGAGAAATAGCGAGAATGAGAGCATCAAAATCGTAACACTCCGGCTAGACTCAGAACCCAAAGTAAAATTTGCACAAATTGCAAGATTTTGTTCTTAATACAAGGATTAAAATCCAAACCCACTACATGATTACCATTGCCACCAACTACCCACAAGAACTTACCAGAAAAAgaattagattaaaaaaaaatcagcagcaattaaaataataatatgatAAAAGTGGTAATAGTAGTATTAGTCATTCAATAACCCAGAAGTTAATGAATACGGAAGATTTAAGAAGGGGCTAAAAGTCATACCATCTTTAGCAATCTTGACTCCACCTAGTTCGAGAATAGAAACGACAAGTCGTCTGCACTTTCTTTTATCAGTAGTAGAGAGAGATGAGGAGCTAGAGAAAGGCACGGAGAAGTGATTAAAGGCATTTCTTCTTCTATGGAGAAAGAGCGACGATGTTCTGAGGGAAAAGAGAGTGTAGTGTGCAAGCGAAAACGCCGTTGCCATGATTCCCCACTTTCTGAGAGAGAAACAATCTCTCAAACCATAGAAAATACCACATTCAATCCGCAGTCTCAATGGGTTCTCATAGAGACTCCATGTTCGGAAGGAAGAGGAAGAAGGGAAGGGCCGGTTTTTAATCCGCTAATGATAGGGAAGGAGTGACGGAAATGTGAGCGATTTGTCCATTTGGGGTCACGGATCTGGTGAATTCGGGTAATGAATACACACATCCTGTCTTTTCTCTtgaggaaaattattatttagtagaAACTAATTACTTAATCTCTTATACAGAAAGAAGTaccttttaatatatatattttatttttattaaattatttaatttttattaaattttttattaataaataaatttaaacatcaattaaaatattatttaataatttatttagttaaattaattagttaattcttatattttaaaaattatattaattaatttcgataatttaattttattaattttttaatcatttttaataatttttatacatAAACTACATTAattctcttttatttatttttctcttatatttttttatttctcttttcttATCTTTCTTCTCTCGTCTGCACCTACACTTTTCTCTTCCTCAttctctttatattttttattttttaataaaatttcataCAAACCGTATGCATGAAAATGTTAATAAATTATTCTATATCTCTAAATAATCATGATgataatttagaaaaattatttttcaataaaaaatataaaaataatgtctaaaaaattgaataaaaatacttaaataatttttttaaaaaacataTATTCAAATTTAGTCCCAACATAgccaaattttcattttcattggaaaatatttttttaaatataaaaattaactaattagttttacaaaaataaataaattaaatagcaatattttttaaaatataagaataattaatttatttcattaaaataaaaaatttaaataataatttgataaatatgaattaacaaaaaatttaataaagagattaaataatttaataaaaataaaatataaaaaaaataatatatttttaaaatataagaagaAAATAATATGTATAAAGTTAAGTCATCTTGTCTATGCGCAATAGTGTCTCTTTATTaactaaaaatcaaattaaaaattaaaagagaaaaatgtATAAATAAGTTATGATTTTTGCCTTGAATTTAGTGTTTCTTGGTTAACTCTCTTCTATATTTTGTGGAACATCAATTATTTGTAAATAAAAGTGTTCATTTAAATTGTGAATCTATAGTTTAATTCATATTAAACACATGTAATTAATCCTAGATTAATGCTATAAACATATgaatcttgaataaatatatgaatatagattaaaattgatatatataaattcacatatttatttaatttttcttcataatGCTTTAGGATTAACTCCATCTTAATATTTTAAACTCAATTTCTAAACATGCCAGATTAGCATAATGGGTGTGCattatttgattaattataattaaataactgaattaaattgataaaattggaTTATTTTGACAGAAATATATTTGTTTCAATTCAATTGTTGATTAATAATGTTTAagatttttaatttcaagttattggTTGGATTACTTTTTGATTTGGTGactgtattaattaaaataagtaaattttattaattaatatattaatgataattttattaataatatattttatataattattatatttacaatttattaataatatgtaatttataattattcttttattaaaaataattcatatttattatttttataaataaaaataataattataaatatatttttattaatattttatcaattagtaatgtaaaatatataatttttttttcaattaattcaattgtacctattttttaattttgattaggtttgtttttctctcaattttaatttaatttaattaatattttaaattcaattaataaaaaatttcaattcaatggATTTCGATTAATTAAATGTACAactgttaattattttctaactAAGGATTGGGAAGTGAAAGTCTACCATATTTAAAGAGAAACTAATTTCtatgtaattatttttttatataaaatttgataatttattaataagaatTATAAGGTAAATAGAGCATAATATTgtcaaaaaagaagaaaaaaaaatatatatacataaatgATTGAAATCTTCTATTAAAAAATCATCCTTTTTTTTCATTTTGGACGACTAAAAAAAAAACACCTTCTACAATATTGTTATTTGGAAAATTTTTTACCTTTATAATTCGTAAAAGAGATTAAATCACTAAATATCAATAGAAAAATAGACCACATTATCAAATTTCATTGTTAAAAGATCATTACACATACGTAAAGATTCAaagttttcaaaaaaaaaatccacattgtatttcaaattattaaatatttcattcaaatactgaaaaaaataaataaataaaacccatgagaagaaaataaaatcctaataatagagaaaaatacaactTTAATATTGAAGAATTTATTCTTAAGAAACACAAATATAAGGAGATAAATTTAAATCAGTTCTAAATAGAtacatatatgaaaatttattaaaaaaatatattaaaaaaaaacaaaaaatcaatttaaaggTAATCATCGGTGAAAAAT
This sequence is a window from Hevea brasiliensis isolate MT/VB/25A 57/8 chromosome 10, ASM3005281v1, whole genome shotgun sequence. Protein-coding genes within it:
- the LOC110652872 gene encoding phenylalanine--tRNA ligase, chloroplastic/mitochondrial; this encodes MATAFSLAHYTLFSLRTSSLFLHRRRNAFNHFSVPFSSSSSLSTTDKRKCRRLVVSILELGGVKIAKDDVVRDDPTNNVPDTIFSKLGMQLHRRNQHPIGILKNAIYEYFDTNFSTKFDKFDELCPLVSVKQNFDDVLVPADHVSRSYNDTYYVDSQTVLRCHTSAHQAELLREGHTHFLVTGDVYRRDSIDSTHYPVFHQMEGFRVFSPDEWEPSGLDATSYAAEDLKKCLEGLARHLFGAVEMRWIDTYFPFTNPSFELEIYFKENWLEVLGCGVTEQEILRRNGRPDNVAWAFGLGLERLAMVLFDIPDIRLFWSNDERFISQFCSGQLGIKFKPFSKYPPCYKDMSFWINESFTENNLCEVIRGVAGDLVEEVSLIDNFTNKKGMTSHCYRIAYRSMERSLTDEEINDLQWNVREQVLNKLNVVLR